Proteins co-encoded in one Halorussus lipolyticus genomic window:
- the larC gene encoding nickel pincer cofactor biosynthesis protein LarC encodes MKTLAFDGRMGASGDMLLAALLSAGADRDALAPVEEALPIRYEVGETQKNGISATTVSVLLEDEDAESDDEEADDTGHSHDHSHDHSHDEEHTHGDHAGHDHSHDHTHAEGSGALRTYPEVVELVEGMGLPESVEADALAIFELLGEAESSVHGTDLDSTHFHEVGADDAIADVVGAALLLDDLAPERVVTTPLATGGGEVEMSHGVYPVPTPAVVELAERADWSLRGGPVEAELLTPTGAAILAHFAEGVESLPSLRVEASGYGAGGYDFPEHPNVLRAMVGESGGSGNLVSDDVAVLETNLDDAPPEILGGLQDSLAAVGARDVSIVPLTMKKSRPGHLVKVICKPEDAESVARRLAEETGTLGIRQTGATHRWIANRKFETVVVSLDGERYEVDVKIASDDAGEVYDVSAEYDDCADVATEAGVAVREVMRRAEDAAREL; translated from the coding sequence ATGAAGACGCTCGCATTCGACGGCCGAATGGGCGCGAGTGGCGATATGCTCCTCGCGGCCCTCCTTTCAGCGGGGGCGGACCGCGATGCCCTCGCCCCCGTCGAGGAGGCCCTCCCGATTCGCTACGAGGTCGGCGAGACCCAGAAAAACGGAATTTCGGCGACGACCGTCTCGGTCCTGCTGGAGGACGAAGACGCCGAGTCCGACGACGAGGAGGCCGACGACACCGGCCACAGCCACGACCATTCTCACGACCACTCGCACGACGAGGAACACACCCACGGCGACCACGCTGGCCACGACCACTCGCACGACCACACCCACGCCGAAGGCTCCGGTGCGCTTCGGACCTACCCCGAGGTGGTCGAACTTGTGGAAGGGATGGGCTTGCCCGAGAGCGTCGAGGCCGACGCCCTCGCAATCTTCGAACTCCTCGGCGAGGCCGAATCGAGCGTCCACGGGACCGACCTCGACTCGACGCACTTCCACGAGGTCGGCGCGGACGACGCCATCGCCGACGTGGTGGGCGCGGCGCTCCTGCTGGACGACTTGGCCCCCGAGCGCGTCGTGACGACGCCCCTCGCCACGGGCGGCGGCGAGGTGGAGATGAGCCACGGCGTCTACCCCGTGCCGACCCCGGCAGTGGTCGAACTCGCAGAACGCGCCGACTGGTCGCTCCGGGGTGGTCCGGTCGAGGCCGAACTCCTCACGCCGACCGGCGCGGCGATTCTGGCCCACTTCGCGGAGGGTGTCGAGTCTCTGCCGTCGCTCCGGGTCGAAGCCTCGGGCTACGGCGCTGGCGGGTACGACTTCCCCGAGCATCCGAACGTCCTCAGAGCGATGGTCGGCGAATCGGGGGGTTCCGGGAATCTCGTCTCCGACGACGTGGCGGTCCTCGAAACCAATCTGGACGACGCCCCGCCCGAGATTCTGGGCGGCCTGCAGGACTCGCTCGCGGCGGTCGGCGCGCGAGACGTGTCCATCGTCCCGCTGACGATGAAGAAGTCCCGGCCCGGCCACCTCGTGAAGGTCATCTGCAAACCCGAGGACGCCGAATCGGTCGCGCGCAGACTCGCCGAGGAGACCGGCACCCTCGGCATTCGCCAGACTGGCGCGACCCACCGCTGGATAGCCAACCGAAAATTCGAGACGGTCGTGGTCTCGCTCGACGGCGAACGCTACGAGGTTGACGTGAAAATCGCCAGCGACGACGCGGGCGAGGTCTACGACGTGAGCGCCGAGTACGACGACTGCGCTGACGTGGCGACGGAAGCGGGCGTGGCCGTGCGCGAGGTCATGCGCCGCGCCGAGGACGCGGCCAGAGAATTGTAG